One Maniola hyperantus chromosome Z, iAphHyp1.2, whole genome shotgun sequence DNA window includes the following coding sequences:
- the LOC117995639 gene encoding SH2 domain-containing protein 3C, whose translation METSTMTTSGLLEWELSLSSEQIISHGWYHGALSRGAAESLLQQDRQFLVRDSSSQPDNYVLSCRSNGQHLHFVIQRIVVHPETVFERFQYQFEDEAYDTVADLITSYVGSGKPISAASGARIQYPANRAVPLSNFISGDEVGTMVSPNGESNYGNAYSLYSHFVAKPGAQLRVPFKKQRSHSLTPIDMTQHVTHGKSASADGVIQSQTSKHPRIFSSESNSGSNTWDANLPTSPPAKPARYDGPKADDRRLELHRLYHVSGSDSGNGSGDSTQSSAHSDPNKSRNESDYNLINTPTIKQQFDYELTEAKLLQLENLDYTVESRINLEMFQSQIIAASLTKPLESETLHTIKLLLRTSGPRILANHLTKIDLHFLFDDSIQIDRLDKTASGIELCFLPQGRSLRLDVIERVETFRLLVAVTVLTCQTDRQRADTINDWILLAIETKTALGNLYGFSAIMFGLCMPQMECLENAWNILRRVYTDNAFMFEAKLRPCFKSMNEGTNPLPPNTTTPYVIPPVLSFHLFDGEGGGLLQPDETFPSSLMSSLEFDFNATAAHLEAARHFPQQIEMFKRNARTVVQEMSSLGPMLDPILLELFRTEFHINFLWGERGALTSPNQRFARLTDILTAMATKLANQPPDCDDAL comes from the exons GAGACCAGTACAATGACGACATCTGGGTTGCTGGAGTGGGAGCTGTCCTTATCATCGGAACAGATCATATCCCACGGCTGGTACCACGGCGCCCTGAGCCGAGGAGCAGCGGAGAGCCTGCTGCAGCAGGACAGACAGTTCCTAGTGCGAGACTCTTCGTCGCAGCCAGACAACTACGTCCTCAGTTGTCGCTCCAATGGACAGCATCTGCACTTTGTTATACAGAGG ATTGTCGTGCATCCTGAAACAGTTTTTGAAAGATTCCAATATCAGTTCGAGGATGAGGCTTACGATACTGTCGCAGATCTCATTACCTCCTACGTTGGATCGGGAAAACCGATATCCGCCGCATCGGGTGCCCGAATACAATACCCGGCCAACCGGGCTGTGCCCCTGTCCAATTTCATATCAGGAGACGAAGTGGGAACCATGGTGTCCCCAAACGGTGAAAGCAATTACGGAAATGCGTATAGTCTGTACAGCCACTTCGTAGCGAAACCTGGAGCTCAACTACGAGTGCCTTTTAAAAAGCAACGATCTCACTCTCTCACCCCCATAGATATGACGCAGCATGTGACGCATGGCAAGAGTGCCAGCGCCGACGGTGTGATCCAAAGCCAAACGAGCAAACATCCCAGGATCTTCTCCAGCGAATCGAATTCCGGCTCCAATACTTGGGACGCGAATTTACCGACAAGTCCTCCCGCGAAACCAGCGAGATATGACGGCCCCAAGGCTGACGATAGGCGTTTAGAACTGCACAGACTTTACCACGTATCCGGTTCAGATTCAGGGAACGGCTCAGGAGATTCCACTCAGAGTTCTGCCCACAGCGACCCAAATAAATCGAGAAACGAATCCGATtacaatttaattaatactCCAACGATAAAACAACAATTCGATTATGAATTGACGGAAGCAAAGCTGCTGCAACTAGAAAATCTAGACTACACTGTGGAGTCAAGGATTAATTTGGAAATGTTCCAGTCGCAAATCATAGCAGCGTCTCTCACCAAGCCGTTGGAGTCAGAGACGTTGCATACTATAAAATTGTTGTTGCGCACATCAGGACCCCGTATCTTGGCGAACCATCTTACCAAAATAGACCTCCATTTTCTGTTCGACGACTCCATACAAATCGACAGGCTGGACAAAACAGCTTCGGGTATAGAACTGTGCTTTCTCCCTCAAGGACGCTCGTTACGTTTGGATGTCATCgagag GGTGGAAACATTTCGCCTTCTTGTAGCTGTGACCGTCCTCACGTgtcaaacggacagacagagagcCGACACTATAAACGATTGGATACTCCTAGCCATTGAAACCAAAACTGCTTTGGGAAACCTGTATGGATTTTCTGCAATCATGTTTGGACTGTGTATGCCCCAG ATGGAGTGTTTAGAGAACGCGTGGAACATCTTAAGGCGCGTGTACACGGACAACGCGTTCATGTTCGAAGCCAAGCTGCGGCCTTGCTTCAAGAGCATGAATGAGGGGACCAACCCCTTGCCTCCCAATACCACCACTCCGTACGTCATACCACCAGTACTGTCCTTCCATTTATTTG ATGGTGAAGGCGGAGGCCTACTACAGCCAGACGAGACGTTCCCAAGCAGCCTGATGAGCAGCTTAGAGTTCGACTTCAACGCTACAGCCGCTCACCTCGAGGCGGCGAGGCACTTTCCCCAACAGATAGAAATGTTCAAACGAAACGCGCGCACGGTCGTCCAAGAGATGTCATCCCTTGGACCAATGCTGGATCCAATATTATTGGAGTTGTTCCGAACAGAGTTTCATATAAATTTCTTGTGGGGCGAGAGAGGTGCTCTTACAAGTCCTAATCAACGGTTTGCGAGGTTAACTGATATACTGACCGCTATGGCGACGAAGTTGGCAAACCAGCCGCCAGATTGTGATGACGCTTTGTGA